The Pseudopipra pipra isolate bDixPip1 chromosome 6, bDixPip1.hap1, whole genome shotgun sequence genome includes a region encoding these proteins:
- the VRTN gene encoding vertnin yields the protein MIQRHQLVQSVLQELQEATECFGLEGLTSAALEAERTLSSFSLPGYCGSQFQDELEVDRVARSLYPEDAPSNMLPLVCKGEGNRLFEAASVLLWGNPSLSLELQVRTVVEMLLHKQYYLNGMIDSKVMLQAARYSLCTEETPEMTSLPMAILEAIFDADIKATCFPGTFANMWHVYALASVLQCNIYSIYPMSNLKIRPYFNRLIRPRKCGPQTSTLHIMWSGQQLSRQVFKAQYFVAVVGLEELEPTAPSPEPPVQPMKTLELLNSDPQLTYSNLRDRYSITKSTFYRWKRQSREHRQKAAARFAAKHFLQSCFQEGNIIPLQHFRQMFPEISRSTYYAWKHEMQSMVNGDASPLSEAHRLQELHRDVPKKADVNEPANSQASLRSQSPSLDPIQAGIFMQGAKSYLEKCISMNTLVPYRCFKRSFPGISRSTYYNWRRKAIKENPNFKHPQSPLDNQKTLPIGKPFLQLKPNSVPVRKRRNGDRPAPRSLLQLKPSLCWRMQLRDVARRQVQQWQLPFCKYRLRYPSLSSTAYWFWKGSGKAIGQHRLPWTSSSQPLNRVASLVPPRVEPGLKPQCRVEGATKHIDKPVPAIPCNTTISGYAMSDRANSRMFVMDVIATAQFKAQAKLFLQQRFESKNFPTYKEFSARFPLTARSTYYMWKRALHDGLTLVDA from the coding sequence ATGATCCAGCGGCACCAGCTGGTGcagtctgtgctgcaggagctaCAAGAAGCCACTGAATGCTTTGGCCTGGAGGGTCTCACCAGTGCTGCACTGGAGGCGGAACGGACCCTGTCATCTTTCTCCCTGCCTGGCTATTGTGGGAGTCAGTTCCAAGATGAGCTAGAGGTTGACCGGGTAGCCAGGAGCCTCTATCCTGAGGATGCCCCAAGTAACATGCTGCCTCTCGTTTGCAAAGGTGAGGGAAACCGCCTCTTTGAGGCTGCcagtgtgctgctctggggcAACCCCAGcctcagcctggagctgcaagTGCGTACCGTTgtggagatgctgctgcacAAGCAATACTACTTGAATGGCATGATTGATTCCAAAGTGATGCTGCAGGCTGCCCGCTACTCCCTCTGCACTGAAGAGACCCCGGAGATGACCAGCCTTCCCATGGCTATCCTGGAGGCCATCTTCGATGCTGATATCAAAGCTACCTGTTTTCCTGGCACCTTTGCCAACATGTGGCATGTCTATGCCCTTGCCTCAGTACTGCAGTGTAACATCTACTCTATCTATCCCATGAGCAACTTGAAGATCCGTCCCTATTTCAACCGGCTCATCCGGCCCAGAAAGTGTGGCCCGCAAACCTCCACACTCCACATCATGTGGTCGGGGCAGCAGCTCTCTCGGCAGGTCTTCAAAGCGCAGTACTTTGTGGCTGTGGTTGGCCTGGAGGAACTAGAACCCACAGCACCTTCACCAGAGCCTCCTGTCCAGCCCATGAAGACCCTTGAGCTGCTGAACAGTGACCCCCAGCTGACCTATTCTAACCTGCGTGACCGGTACAGCATTACCAAGAGCACCTTCTACCGCTGGAAGCGCCAGTCTCGTGAACACCGGCAGAAAGCGGCTGCCAGGTTTGCAGCTAAACACTTCCTTCAGTCCTGCTTTCAGGAGGGCAATATAATCCCCCTCCAGCACTTCCGACAAATGTTTCCAGAAATCTCCCGATCCACATACTATGCCTGGAAGCATGAGATGCAGAGCATGGTCAATGGTGATGCTTCTCCTCTGTCTGAGGCTCACAGGTTGCAGGAGCTTCACAGGGATGTCCCAAAAAAGGCTGATGTGAATGAGCCAGCTAATTCACAGGCGAGCTTAAGATCCCAGAGTCCTTCCCTAGACCCCATCCAAGCAGGAATCTTCATGCAGGGAGCCAAATCCTACTTAGAGAAATGCATTTCTATGAACACTCTGGTGCCTTACAGGTGCTTCAAACGCAGCTTCCCTGGCATCTCCAGGTCCACTTACTACAACTGGCGAAGAAAAGCAATCAAGGAGAACCCCAACTTCAAACACCCCCAGTCACCATTGGATAACCAGAAAACTCTACCTATAGGAAAGCCATTCCTGCAGTTGAAGCCAAACAGTGTGCCTGTTAGGAAGAGACGAAATGGAGACCGGCCAGCGCCCAGGAGTCTCCTGCAGCTCAAGCCTTCTCTGTGCTGGAGAATGCAGTTGCGAGATGTGGCCAGGAGGCAGGTCCAGCAATGGCAGCTGCCGTTCTGCAAGTACCGCTTGCGCTACCCATCTCTCTCCTCCACAGCCTACTGGTTTTGGAAGGGCAGTGGCAAGGCTATTGGGCAGCATCGCCTGCCCTGGACTAGCTCCAGCCAGCCATTGAACCGTGTGGCTTCCCTGGTGCCTCCAAGAGTGGAGCCAGGCCTCAAGCCCCAGTGCCGAGTGGAGGGAGCCACCAAGCACATAGATAAGCCAGTGCCTGCCATCCCATGCAACACTACCATTTCAGGCTATGCCATGTCAGACAGAGCCAACAGCCGCATGTTTGTGATGGATGTGATTGCCACTGCCCAGTTCAAGGCACAGGCCAagctgttcctgcagcagcGCTTTGAGTCGAAGAACTTCCCAACCTACAAGGAGTTCAGTGCCCGCTTCCCACTCACAGCCCGTTCCACCTATTACATGTGGAAGCGTGCCCTGCATGATGGGCTGACGCTGGTGGATGCCTGA